CTGCACAGTGAACCTACAAACTgtagtgctgtagtgtgtgtgtgtgtgtgtgtgtgtgtgtgtgtgtgtgtgtgtgtgtgtgtgtgtgtgtgtgtgtgtgtgtgtgtgtgtgtgtgtgtgtgtgtgtgtgtgtgtgtgtgagtgtgtgtgcgtgtgtgtgtgtgtgtgtgtgtgtgtgtgtttgtgttggtgggtGGGGATGTATGTTTATGCGTGTCACAGGAGGACAAATATTTAAATTCATTAAATTCATGTAATGCAAGGATACCAATCAGCACATTAAGTCtgtatatttgtatgttgcTGCACTGTATGTTGTTACGCATGACTATgggagtgtgtacagtaggctatgtgtgtctctgctttATAATACAGAATATGCATTAAGCACTGGCTGTCATTTCAGCGGAATTCAAACACATTGAACTGGTATGAACTTTTGCAGTGATGTTAATAGTGGCTGGCATGCTGTCTACAACTGTCACTTCAGAGATGACATTCATAAATCCTCCTTTTGGTGATTTCACACCTGTTATTTTCAGTGAAAACAGTAGACAATAACAGTAactagctacagtacagtagaaccTACTTATTATCAACAGAGGGTCCTAAAGCCTACATTTTATTGGCAATATCATACAATATTAAAGCAGTCCCATACATTATATATAAGATAAATTTGAGAGGGGACTGATGACATTATTAACCATACTCTGAAACTACTCAGAGTGTGACAGTAAACATCCGCACATCTGATCTAGGAAAGGCCTATGCCTAACAAACCCTGGACGGTACAAATGATGATTTATATCACTGAACTGTGACTGGACTGAGGCGGTGTGAACGGCCCCAGTGAAAGAGAACACCTCTGACCCACTGTAATGAAGGTTAACACACTGACTGACAAGTCATAGGGCACGGAAGGACACGCAAGTTACAGAACGTCAAACATAGTAGTTAAGGTGGCGATGAGGTCACACAGATCAgtgagaaacacaaacacacacacacacacacacacacacacacacacaaacaaacgcaaccCACAAGCAGCCCTGAAAATGTAAAGGCCTGTGGTTAGTGTCCTCCCTTCATCAGAAGGTTGAACGTGCTTGATGCATAGGCATACATTAGAGAGAAAGCAGTGGTTACACAGTGTGGTGTGGGGCAGACAGACCACAGTGACGTAGCGGAGAGTGTGTACGTCACGCGTTAGCCTCTGACTCAAGCCTGCCTATATACGAATGAGAGTGATGATGGGGGTGTGTGAGTCTCTTGAGTTAGATGGAGAGAGGCTGACTGACAATGACGTGCAAGAATACAAAGACGTATTAATGCATgtacgtgcgcacgcacacacacacacacacgcatatcacCTAATATTTcaggtactgtacacacacactcagacagacatacaaacacaaacatgcacacacacatacacacacacacacacatatcaactaatctttcaggtacacacacactcagacaggcatacaaacatgcacatgcacatgcacatgcacatgcacacacacacacacacacacacacacacacacacacatagtctacTGTTGCTGAGTGAAACATACCCAAGCTCATTGAAGGAAAGACACCTtagtgagaaaagagaggagagagctgtatcagCATTCATacagatagagacacacagaggaggtagagtgtgagtgtgtgtgtgtgtgtgtgtgtgtgtgtgtaggcacatTTTATATTGAAGAGATCTGGAAactaacactcactcactcactcatataaCTCAAGCGTTCTCCTTacatcatacatacaaacaGTTAAGTGCTGCTGCCGGTTAAACAAATCACATAATCACGATTTAATGGGTTTATGTAACAGTTTTATTTTTACCAATGGTAACAAGCACATTGAAAAAAATGTGTCAAATCCAATTTGGTTTGCCTTAAATGAGTAAATCAAACCCAAACCCATAATGGCTACAAACAATGCTAACTACAGGAATGTCAAAGTACATATGGACTGTCTTTTTTAGGGTTAGCTGCCAGCTGCCATCGTCCACTTTGCACCACCCTTCAACCACTTCAATATATAATTACCATGACAAAGAGCTCAACTTTTCCCAATAAACTTAGACAGAATTTCCTTGCCAGTAAATGTGTTCATCACATGACATATTTAAACTCAAGCTACCCACGCAAAGGCCCTATAATGTTTGGAACAGACCTCTGGTCTACTGGAATGCCTTGGTCAAGAAAAGCTCCCATATCCTGAAAAGTGACCGTTATGCAATGTTGCCCTCAATTAGCtgttgaaaaaaagagaattgTCCAACACATTCTGTACCACCCCAATGCAAGCTAGAGGAAATACATTTAGAAATATCGGCATTAAGCATTAACCTAGATCTTTAGCTATTGGGTCGTGAGACATAACCCCTTTGCTGCTCATGCATGTCTTTCTGTGCTTTAAACGTGGCAGGAGAGTCCTCCGTGCCGAAGAGCATTTCTGAACGCTCACAGTGGCTTTTCAGTTCCTGTGGCATCTTAGCACTTTAATCTTCCCATTCCAAGGGCTGGATTCGGTTGTGTCTGTGGGCATTGTTGTAGGCGTTGTTATAGGCGTTGTTatagatgttgttgttgttggcgtTGTTTTTGCGAACTGTTGACTGGGAGTACCGCACTGGTCTCCTGGTCGTGGCTCTGGACAGTGCCCGATCCGAAACCACCGGCCTCTTCTTGCGACCCGCAGTTGCCATGGTGAGCGAGTGGTCGAGCTCGTTGGCCTCGTCGCTGGGCCGCCTGCGGAGCAGGAGCCGGATGGTCTCCAGGTCCAGCTCGGACCTGCAGGCCAGGTAGCTGCGGAGGTTGAGCTCGGGGAAGACGGACTTGCGGAGCACCTGCGTCAGCTGGCCCTGGCCGTGGGCACCCCTCAGCTGCCGCTCCGTCTTCTCTGCCAGCGCGCCGTAGCACAGTGCCGCCTCGCTCACGCCGTACTTACCCACGTGCTGCCCGCCGTACGCGCCCTTCTGCCACCCTGTGGTGGGAGCGTAGGCGTTCCTGCCGCCCTGGCCACCGGTGGTGTCGCTGGGCAGGTTGTTTTGCTGCCAGCGCTGCTTGTGTACGCCTGGAGCGTGGGTGCGCTGGCTCTTCCTGGTGTTTTTCCGCTTGCCGGCGGTCCGGGGCTTGGGGCTGGCGGCGGGCAGCAGCTGGTTCAGGCCCTCGTCCGCCAGGTCTGCCAGGTCACCCACCAGCAGCTTCTGGATGACCTGTCTCCGCTGCAGGGCAGTGGCCGCTTTCGGGATGCCATGTAGCGCCCGTCCTAACATTACACCACACGGAGGGGTCAGACAGACAAAGCTACAGACCGTCCCCGCGCTGACAAGCTTAAGCAGAGGAGCCACGGAGTGGAGCTGGAAACCCGGGCAAGAGGAGCGCGCAGTCGGCCAGTTTGGAAACGTTTCAAAGCCATTCAGCTCAAGTCAAGTGCAGATGTAATACCATGCAGAGGAAAAGctttaagagagacagagagagagagagagagagattttcccCAGCGCAAGTGTAAGAGCAGTCGGGCAGACAGGTTGGTGAAAATGTGAGTGATGAGTGCGATGCAGATCTCACTCATCCTGAAAGTTCCAGTGGTAAACCACCGTGGGCAAGACCCAGTCTGCAGACAGATTCATCGAGCGCCGAGCTTCTAATTTCGACCCAAAGTCTGGCCTGCATTGTGTTCAGCGGGAGAATCACATTTGTTGTGATGTCTCGGAGGGAGGAATCCTCCCTGAGCCCCCCAGAAAAGGATCTATCCACTGGATGAACGTGTCATAGATGTGGGAAAAGACaggaaagggaggaagaagCCATTTTGCCAGAAACCGCTAGCAGGTTGCAATGCAGAAGCACCTTGCCAACTGTCCTCGCCCTTGGAAAGCCCAAATCCTGCACACCAGAGCCCTCAATAAAAAGAAGCTTCCTGCCCACAACCAGCTAGATCAATACCATACTATATCCCAATGTTGCTTTGCAGTTGCTTGGTTTGCCTGTAAGCCAGCTTGTATACATCATGCTTGCTAAGCCCAAAGTTCCCATGATGCATGCCAAACCCCAACTCACCATCCTGGAAGGACACCAGAATGACTCTGTTGTCCGTGCGCTGCGGCTTCCTGTAGTTCCCGTTCAGAAGCACTGGGGCAGACTCCTGTACACTGGAGGAGTACAAGGCGGACGCCAGGGCCTGGAACTGGTGATGCAGAACAATAACAGACGCTTAAAAAAACAATGGAGGTCGCCATTGGCAATGCATATTAAACTTCTGTGGTTCTAATTACATCTAAGAATATATGATGCTCATTTGATTATTATACTGGCTGTCTGGCATGGTTTAGGATGCACCGCACCAAAATTACTATATTATGGGAACAGCTTGAGATCCTTTTTAAACAATAGGATGGAACAATATCACAATAGATTGTTAGACTTAACAATAGAACAACTGGAGTTTTTGTACATCAGATTTTtacaattcagttcaatttaaTTCATTGTTATTTATACACAACACTAAATAACACTGGGGAGTTATTTAGCACAGTCCCATCTAGATTATAAGAGAAGGTTTACATATTGGATGATgtattacatatactgtatctcttggGGAAACAGACTTTGTATTGGCTATACCATTCTGTACCAGCAGAGCAATAGGACGGTAAACTAGGTCTGTTTTGTGACACACCTGTTGGACTGAGAAGGTGACAGGGCTGCGGAACACAGTCCAGAGCACACTGGGATAGCACGGGGGCGTGGTCAGAGAGCCGTCATAGCGATAGTACTGATCCAGACGAGGTGGGAGGAGCTCTCTGATGTTGAAGGCCGGGACCTGAATCTTTTGATCTAGAACAACCAATACACACAATTCACAGGCACGAAAAGGGCACATTTCAGGGCTTCCGTAGAGCCAATCAAACCAAATGTGTGCTAACGGGTGAATAAGCAAAATTCCAACCTCTGTATTTAATGCCTTTCACAAATTTCAGGAAGTGATCAAAGGCTGGGTTGAATTCACCAATCTAGGGGAAAAAAGACCAAcaagtcagggagagagagaaagagagagagagacaccaatACTACAAAAGAACCCAAACTTCTTTCCGCCTGctgaacaaacacagaaaacagcACCGACCTCAATCAGAACCCCCAGGACAGCCAGGCCATCTGACTTATCCACAGCCATGGACACGTTGGGGTACTTGTCGGAGTTGAAGTGCACAATGTGCAGCTAGACAAAAGGCAGGGCGAGGCAAGATTATTTAtacagcacatttcatacacaggggaCATTCAAACGGTTCACTAACTGTGAGAGGACAGATGGGGTGCACAGGGGTACACAAGGGTAATTCAAACGGTTCATTAACCGTGAGAGGACAGAAAAGCCCTCTTTACTCCAAGTGTGTTCCAGTTTTTCGTATGCCCTCAAGGCTTTAAGGACACCATTTCTGTTTTACGCTTTTTTGATTCCCTTTTTTTAAGGGATATTGCAAGAATAAACACAGTCTTTGCCCAGTTCAAGAAGCTATAGCAGATATTTTCTTACAGAGTCTGAGGACAGTCCTCTTAAATTATAATTAGTCATGCCTATTTCACAGTATAATATGCTCTTCCATAACATTGTGCCGAATACACTTGACCAATACGAAATAACACAGGGATACAATGAAACATCTCTAGCTATGCAATCATTTGTTCCTATTGTGAAGTTACTCTCTCATTTATATGTGTGCATTGTTCAAGTAGCATACAGTCTTGTCTAGACTTATACAGTAGGCCAACATCCCTGATCTATCATTTTAAGCCTGATCTGGAGACAGCACTTACTGTCTGCACACAACATTGTGGATAACAGAACTGGATAAGAAGTCTCTCACAGAAGCGACTGTGAAACACATTTGGCCCGGAGTTGGTGCAGCTGTGCCAGGTGTACTCCACATTAAAGCCTGGACTTAATTCCACACCATTAGCACGTTCACATCAAACAAAGACTGGGTCCACATCTGATTAGGACAAAATCCACACCAGTGGTGTGTTCAAAAATATCAAACAAAGGCAAGCCTTCAGGAGTGTTTGTTCACAAACAGTTTCTCATTTGCTTTGAGTCCACTGTGAATGTCTGTGAACAAATAGTTCAAGAAAGTAATTCACAGGGACAAACACAACCGCTGTACTAAGCCTTATTATTGGATAAGAAATAGAAATATTACACATCAAACAAAGTTAGTATGTAAAATGTATCTGCCTTGAATGCTTGCCTCTATTTGGCAAATTTGACTGCACCTCCAACAAACAACCAGAGCCATGCCAGTTGCAGGCTGGTGTCTGCAGAGAGAGGCTAGAGTGGTCAGTGATTTGTCAGTCTCAGTGCCCCTACTTCACACACTGCCCAAGCCTCACACTGAATCCAACCCCTGTGCAGGCTGGAATACTGCTACGAGACAAAACCCAGTGAcccactggagtgtgtgtgtgtgtgtgtgtgtgagagagagagagagagagagagagttgtaccCACTGAGCATCAGGGCCGGCATGGGTTTGATGCAGACATGGACAACAGCAGTATTTATAGGCAGGGCGCGGCGTCGCCATGGGAATAAAGAGGGGGGACAATTCCTCTATTTCAGGGAGGTGCTCATTTGAACAGGACTCTGTCCCTCATTCGGTAGTCCTTAAGGAGCAGAAAGGAGACTGCGCACTTGTGGTTTTCTCTCGGTGAGCCGGGAGTCAAACAGAGGAAGACAGCCCTCTGCTCAAAGTGTCCACTGAAGAACTTGGGTCACGCCACAGACACCCAGCCAGACTCTGGTCAGGAGGACTGATGGCGTTGTAATAAAAGGTGGTGAGACCAAGGAGCAGGTTGCGCCATTTTTCGTTCCTTATTCCGGGAACCCTCTGAGCTAGCGTCATCACATTTACAGGATCTGGTGGTTCTGGTTCTTGAGCATAATAGCTACTGTACTACTACACTTGCTTCTGttttttcttgattttttttctacaTCAGAATGGCTCTCACAgctgaaacatacagtatgactggGCCAGAAGGCGAGCTATATTAAGCCGCTCTGCTCTTGTTCAAAGGAGGCTTCCTCGCCCACGCTTCTGTGCATGCTCAGGAAAAGGGCAGCGAGGGCTTTTTTCGCCCAAAAATTAGGgcaacacacaaactctcataaTGTCAAGGACCAGTGGCAAAACAAACATTCTGACCACAAACTGAATGGCTGCCACCCAGTTATGTGAAGACATTTACTGGGGACAGAGGTATTTAAATGAGCTCCGGCTGCCACCGCACTCAAACGAGTCGCCACATAAGGGTGATAATGGCTGGCATTTCACTACAGCAATGTTTAGGAGCTTCAGCCATATTGCGCCGACATGTCCTTCATACTTTGCAATATGCAAATGCTGACACTTTTGATGTGGGACTCTAAAGTGCATGTTTGCACAGAACAAAGTTGGAGCACAGACACGAACCAGTAAGTACACGGCCCACGTATAAGCctgagcatgagagagaaactAGGGCGACATCAGGACTCCGATATAACACTAACTATACCACCATAAAGTTACATAACTACAGCATATGATCAAGCTGATCTGTGCTCTTCAGGGCAATAGTATTTGATTCTTCTAGGGGACGCTTCTGAGTGACAGAAGCGTATCAAACACATACAGGTTAACATTTGTTGCCTCCAAACCAGTCTTAAAAGGCAAGCAAGTGCCTGATTCACTGCAAATGTTTTTGGAATCTGAAATGGGACTGTTACATTTTCTCCGCAGAATATAGGGATGGGTAGCAAAGTAGGCCAAACCGCAAGACCAGACACCAAATGAGAGTTCAATTACCAAGTCAAATTGCACAATAAGCCGTTTCTGCTTCCATTGATGGGTGTATGCTAGAAAATACACGCCAACTTCCTAGTGCTCAAGAGAGACAgaacgacagacagagagaggggagagatataaacggagaaagagaaagagagagagagacagagagccttGCGTCGTTGCATCAGCTAAAGTAACCGTATATGTATGCCAGAGTGTGTTGAATGTTAAGCACTTTCACCACATTATAATGAATAAATCGTATGGTTCCTGCCCTCAATGGTGATGCTTAACTATGTACCGCATGCTGTCCTTCAGAGTAACGTGGCATGTCAGAAGCTCAGTCATAATTTGTGTCATGCATTTATGTCCCTTGCCCTGGGAGAACATCAGCAGATCTGCACTTTGTTTGAGGGCTGGTGGAATATTCTTGTCATAAAAATGTCTCACCACCACACCCATAAAAGTCTTAAATAATAGCCCATAATGGCAGACAGCAGAGGAATGTTCAAACAGTAGACTAATTAAATGGCGTGTTATATTCTGATGTCATCATCCATCTTTTCCTTCACGTCTAAAAGTGAAACTGACATAAAATAGACAACATTGAAAATGGCTAAAATGGCACTGTTAATGAAAATATATACGGTTTATGTTCCATGTGTAATTTGCAAGATGGCCTCTTTAATTTTGCATTTGATGAATGACTTAGGTTGCGTGAAAACAAAGAGCTTGGTTGAATGCCTGCAGACATCTGACTGCATCTAAACCTGAGCAGGATAATTAAAGGGCTCTCTCATAAAACAGCAATGAGACTACATCCTAATGGCATTATGTATATGCATTTCATCCCGTAAATATCTACTGTATGGACAGATGAGACATCTGTTTGATATACTCAGCTTCATGATTCATAGTCTATGGATTATATACTGGGGGATTAGAGTATAAATGGATGTTTCCCATGTGGGGTTATCTTTTGTGTGGGTACCCCTGAGCGTAATATGACCTGCGACCCTCCAGAGTGTCTCACCTCTGCAGGGAACTGCTTGCCATTGACGGTGTGCTCAGAGCCGGGCAGCAGGGTGAGCGACCCCCAGTGGAGGTGCAGCTGGGCGGCCGAGTAGCGGTTGGGCAGGCTGGAGATGTGCATCCTGGAGGGCAGGGACAGCTGCACTGTGGAGAGGAAGTGACACGCCGCGcttgatacacacactctgcagatGCATCAGGACATTCCACAGAGATTAAGGACACGACAATCCAAAAAAGATCTCCACTCAAAGAGAAACCGTCACATCAATAGACCACTTCAATTCAGTCAATCAGTTCAATTCAGAGATTAAGGACACGACAATCCAAAAAAGATCTCCACTCAAAGAGAAACCATCACATCAATAGATCACTTCGGTTCAATTCAGTCAATACAACAGAACAGTGTTAATCCTTAAAGGTTCTAATTAAAAAGCATCATTCATTTGGCAGGAAATGCCTCCAAATGATATTTCCACACATTGTCAGCACTTTACATCAACATAATTCAATGTTTCTAAGCAGGGAATGATTCTTAATTGGTGTTTCAATCACAAAGAcgaattagaaaaaagtaagAATACTCCATGCATCCCCTGTGAGTAAATAGTTTCAGCATATGGGAAACATCCACAAATAGTTCATTCAGTGTTCTCACTCTCAGTCAGGGAAAGCTGAAAGCTCATCGTCCTGGCGGGAATTATGACAAGATTTTCACACTGCTTTTAAAACCTGTCAGATTACAGGACAAGAATacctgggggaaaaaaacataagcTTCAGTGGCTGCCAGTAGCTGACGATACTGTGAATGGTGTGGGTGGCAGCTGTGTGGATGTAGGTATGTGGTTCTGCAAATAATGTGTGAGACATGAagtctgctgctgctacagGGATGCTGTTCAGCCAAACATGTACCCACAATGCAGTGTGAAAGGTCTCTTTGTAGTCCTGTCCACCACTACTGTCTGTAGGTATGTGCGTCAGACTGCGTACTGACAGACTGACAAATTAGTATGAGGAGAGGTGtttgtagaaaaaaaaacatattggtATGTGCTTCTGTCTGACTTTGTGAGGATACTGTAAGCGTTTTGTCTGTAGTTCACAGCTGTGGCTAACGTTACAGGTATGATTTGAGTGATTCAGTTTGTCAGTAGTCCACTGCTGTGGGGAACCGGTATGTGGTTCTGTGTACCtgctgaagagagggagaggggagaggtttGTCTGCAGTCTACTGCTGTGGACACAGATACACTACGCAGCTCTGTCAGACTGGGGACTCAATGAGACAGACTCTTCAACTGCATCCATTAAACAGTTAACGTTAGCGCTAgtgccagcaccagcaccacaacAACCCCAGTGGCAGCCACTGGCAGCCCATAAGTAGCCCTTGGGAGGTTAACTGCACTTCACTGAGGTTGAGGTATCAAAGGCACAATTACATAACGCTAATCAGCTCAGATTAAAATCTAGCGCTCTAGAGTCGCCTACACACAGCCAAGAGTTGTCAACAAACGCTTCACTCCCCACAATGTGCCTGAGAACATGCTAATAGCCTCTAACACAGCAGCTGGTGAAAATCAGCAGATGAGAAAATGTCagccactgtaaaaaaaaaagagaaacgtAATTAAATAATTACAACAGGAATGCTCTTGTCTGGGAAGGAATTCAATCGTTCAGCGACGTACACTCAACTACACTATGCACCTCAACATCGTCTATCTATGGTTACACATGCTGCATGCTTGAGGTTTAGATGCCTCAAGGCTGAAGGGATCAGGTGCTGGCTGGCAGCCCCATCTCGGAGCCTTCGTCACTCCTAACAAGGGACCCATCCAACAAGACACACAAGGCCCATTCTATCATTACGTGGCACGCAGCATTACGCCAAGGCCAGGGCACAGACTGGAGTTTGGCCCTGTAACGAGATGCACATAAATcacgcaacaacaacaatattttCTCAGGGATCCTCCACATACGTgtgcacactgacacataccatgtttatgtctgtgttagGGTAATAGGCCTTAATTATACACTTCTCAACCAAACACCAGCACTAAGAATAAAGCGAGGGGGTGACCACAGTCTCATGAGGAGCTTGGTTGTGAAGTGCGCTACGTGCTGCTACGCTACCTGGAGAGCAGCTGATGACTAAGGCAGCGGCCTTGACGTTTCCCAGACCAAAGAGACGATGAACGCTTGCATCGTTTGCGTACATGGGCAGCTATCATAATAAGAGGGCAAGTGCAGAAAATTGCTGTGGTTGAGGAGAGATGGGGGATGAAAAAGGACCTCCTGTCATTTTCTCCATGTTGACCCCGAAATTAAGAGATAGAGAAGGGCCGGTTATAACGAACGACTGCAGTTTATGGGCACATCCTCATCACCCTAATTCTAGATTGTCTTCGATTTTTTCCATTTATCAAATGTAAAATATTTG
This sequence is a window from Sardina pilchardus chromosome 10, fSarPil1.1, whole genome shotgun sequence. Protein-coding genes within it:
- the ca12 gene encoding carbonic anhydrase 12 → MLPPVHSLFVPVLILLTVNTLASYGAKWTYTGPDGEDHWAQHYPFCGGPFQSPIDIQTPLLRYEPNLAPIELRNYDLSQNEQLTLSNNGHSVQLSLPSRMHISSLPNRYSAAQLHLHWGSLTLLPGSEHTVNGKQFPAELHIVHFNSDKYPNVSMAVDKSDGLAVLGVLIEIGEFNPAFDHFLKFVKGIKYRDQKIQVPAFNIRELLPPRLDQYYRYDGSLTTPPCYPSVLWTVFRSPVTFSVQQFQALASALYSSSVQESAPVLLNGNYRKPQRTDNRVILVSFQDGRALHGIPKAATALQRRQVIQKLLVGDLADLADEGLNQLLPAASPKPRTAGKRKNTRKSQRTHAPGVHKQRWQQNNLPSDTTGGQGGRNAYAPTTGWQKGAYGGQHVGKYGVSEAALCYGALAEKTERQLRGAHGQGQLTQVLRKSVFPELNLRSYLACRSELDLETIRLLLRRRPSDEANELDHSLTMATAGRKKRPVVSDRALSRATTRRPVRYSQSTVRKNNANNNNIYNNAYNNAYNNAHRHNRIQPLEWED